Proteins from a single region of Synechococcus sp. WH 8109:
- the cynS gene encoding cyanase has protein sequence MAAKKAKGMSFADLEAALGLDEVWIASLFYGQATASKEEAEKLAELLSLDPAITAALQEFPTKGSLDPVIPTDPLIYRFYEIMQVYGMPLKDVIQEHFGDGIMSAIDFTLDVDKVEDPKGDRVKITMCGKFLPYKKW, from the coding sequence ATGGCTGCCAAGAAGGCCAAGGGCATGAGCTTTGCTGATCTGGAAGCAGCCCTAGGCCTTGATGAGGTCTGGATTGCATCTCTGTTTTACGGACAGGCCACAGCTTCAAAAGAAGAGGCTGAAAAGCTGGCTGAGCTGCTCTCCCTTGACCCAGCCATCACCGCCGCTTTGCAGGAGTTCCCCACCAAGGGAAGCCTCGATCCGGTGATCCCCACTGATCCCTTGATCTATCGCTTCTACGAGATCATGCAGGTTTATGGAATGCCTCTGAAAGATGTTATTCAGGAACACTTTGGTGACGGCATCATGAGTGCGATCGACTTCACGCTTGATGTCGACAAGGTGGAGGACCCCAAGGGCGATCGCGTCAAAATCACCATGTGCGGCAAGTTCCTGCCTTACAAAAAGTGGTGA
- a CDS encoding anthranilate phosphoribosyltransferase family protein: MTSAVLSGRDRFKQHLRKVGSGEHTSKGMSREEAADAMELMLQGEATPAQIGAFLIAHRIRRPEPQELTGMLDTYQAHGPVLESTAGSRAPLCFGMPYDGRTRTAPIYPLTALVLLACGQPVVLQGGDRMPIKYGVTAVDLFRLLDLDLTGLPISAVADGFQQNGFALIHQPDHFPIAETLIGYREELGKRPPVASLELLWTPHQGDHLLVSGFVHPPTEARAWEALRQAGETDVLTVKGLEGGTDLPIGRACITARVRNGKAERLILHPRDHGCHDADVEWADDNTWADQARNALQHKGPLCDAVRWNAGAYLWFSGCSESLEQGIQRAASALQTGQAQAMLDQLCTWRSSLTIR, encoded by the coding sequence TTGACGAGCGCAGTTCTCTCCGGCCGAGACCGCTTCAAGCAGCACCTGCGCAAGGTGGGAAGCGGTGAACACACCAGCAAAGGAATGAGTCGCGAGGAAGCGGCTGATGCCATGGAGCTGATGCTGCAGGGCGAAGCGACGCCCGCACAGATCGGCGCCTTCCTGATTGCCCATCGCATCCGACGGCCCGAACCTCAGGAACTCACGGGGATGCTCGACACCTACCAAGCCCATGGCCCGGTGCTGGAATCCACTGCTGGCAGTCGAGCACCGTTGTGTTTCGGCATGCCCTACGACGGGCGCACGCGCACAGCGCCGATTTACCCGCTCACCGCGCTGGTGCTGCTGGCCTGTGGTCAGCCGGTGGTTCTGCAGGGCGGTGACCGGATGCCTATCAAATACGGCGTCACCGCTGTTGATCTGTTCCGCCTTCTAGATCTCGACCTCACAGGTCTGCCGATCAGCGCCGTTGCCGACGGGTTCCAGCAGAACGGTTTCGCCCTGATCCACCAACCGGATCACTTCCCCATTGCGGAAACCCTTATCGGCTACCGCGAAGAACTGGGCAAACGTCCCCCGGTTGCCAGCCTGGAACTGCTCTGGACACCCCACCAAGGCGACCACCTCCTCGTGAGTGGCTTTGTCCACCCACCCACAGAAGCTCGCGCCTGGGAAGCCCTGAGGCAAGCCGGCGAAACCGATGTTCTCACCGTGAAGGGGTTGGAAGGAGGCACCGACCTGCCCATCGGCCGAGCCTGCATCACAGCCCGAGTGCGGAACGGCAAAGCGGAACGATTGATCCTGCACCCCCGTGACCATGGCTGTCACGACGCCGATGTGGAATGGGCTGACGACAACACTTGGGCCGATCAGGCGCGAAACGCCTTGCAGCACAAAGGCCCTCTTTGTGACGCTGTGCGCTGGAACGCCGGCGCCTATCTGTGGTTCTCCGGCTGCAGTGAGTCCCTAGAACAAGGCATTCAACGGGCAGCGTCTGCTCTGCAAACGGGCCAGGCCCAAGCAATGCTCGATCAACTCTGCACTTGGCGGAGCAGCTTGACCATCCGATAA
- a CDS encoding GNAT family N-acetyltransferase, which produces MALRPIAPEDQPLLREIYADAIESQAPLLYSDEQVRAWAALAWLPGVLDASFREGSGWLTTDGSAFAIRHPEDRLSLLYCRGSASRRGHGNALLNRIEADALASGVRHLRTEASQFSRPLLERRGWCVEVPETILIGGVPFERYRMVKLLRQVQS; this is translated from the coding sequence ATGGCTTTGCGTCCGATTGCTCCGGAGGATCAACCGCTCTTGCGGGAGATCTATGCCGATGCGATCGAATCGCAGGCTCCCCTCCTTTATTCAGATGAACAAGTCAGGGCTTGGGCGGCCCTGGCTTGGTTGCCCGGCGTGCTCGACGCGAGTTTTCGGGAAGGCTCGGGATGGCTCACCACCGATGGTTCAGCGTTTGCGATCCGCCATCCCGAAGATCGTCTGTCGTTGCTTTACTGCCGCGGTAGTGCCTCGAGGCGCGGGCATGGCAATGCGCTTTTGAATCGGATTGAAGCGGATGCGCTGGCGTCCGGCGTCCGGCACCTGCGAACGGAGGCCAGCCAGTTCAGCCGACCGTTGCTGGAGCGACGCGGCTGGTGTGTGGAAGTGCCGGAGACGATCCTGATTGGAGGCGTTCCTTTCGAGCGTTATCGGATGGTCAAGCTGCTCCGCCAAGTGCAGAGTTGA
- a CDS encoding tetracycline resistance MFS efflux pump: MAAACWNVSLSCVAASLQRPRIPTLLSAFLTLLNDRLSESIVFPLLPFLLAQFAPDGRTLGLLAGSYALAQFLVTPLIGALSDRYGRRPVISICVAGSVVGLGLFAVTVSLPWPSQSLLPLLLLFAARIIDGISGGTAATASAVLADITPPDKRARAFGLIGVAFGFGFILGPFVGGQLAQVAVSLPVWVATGFAALNLLVVLNLLPETHPQDSRKSLPRKRDLNPFARLSQVLMNPSVGRLCGAFFLFFLAFNGFTAILVLYFKQRFGWGPELATTAFLVVGVVATVVQGGLIGPLVKRFGEWRLTLLGLGLVIIGCLLIPSVGASDRAGAIFTAVGILALGTGLVTPSLRSLVSRRLGREGQGSALGSLQALQSLGSFLGPPLAGLSYDLLGPVSPFAAAATVLVIVIGLVAGSPLPAISDTQPSQS, encoded by the coding sequence ATGGCAGCCGCCTGTTGGAATGTGAGTCTCTCCTGCGTGGCAGCAAGCTTGCAGCGTCCTCGGATTCCCACACTGCTCAGCGCGTTTCTCACGCTGCTTAACGACCGGCTCAGCGAAAGCATTGTTTTTCCGCTGTTGCCCTTTCTCCTCGCCCAGTTCGCCCCAGACGGACGAACCCTGGGTCTGTTGGCGGGAAGCTATGCCCTCGCTCAGTTCCTGGTCACCCCGTTGATCGGCGCGCTGAGTGATCGGTACGGCCGCCGCCCCGTGATCAGCATCTGCGTTGCAGGATCCGTCGTGGGACTCGGCCTTTTTGCGGTGACGGTTTCACTGCCTTGGCCCAGCCAAAGCCTGCTTCCCCTGTTGCTGCTGTTCGCAGCTCGGATCATTGACGGCATCAGTGGGGGTACGGCAGCGACGGCCAGCGCGGTGCTGGCGGACATCACTCCTCCCGACAAGCGGGCCCGTGCCTTCGGCTTGATTGGCGTTGCCTTTGGCTTTGGGTTCATCCTTGGGCCCTTTGTTGGCGGGCAACTGGCCCAGGTGGCGGTGTCCCTTCCCGTTTGGGTGGCCACAGGCTTTGCTGCTCTCAACCTCTTGGTGGTGCTCAATCTGCTGCCAGAAACCCATCCTCAGGACTCGCGCAAAAGCCTGCCCAGAAAACGCGATCTAAATCCGTTTGCACGACTCAGCCAGGTGCTGATGAACCCCAGCGTGGGGCGACTGTGCGGAGCTTTTTTCCTGTTCTTTCTGGCCTTCAACGGGTTCACCGCCATCCTGGTGCTCTATTTCAAGCAGCGCTTCGGCTGGGGCCCTGAATTGGCCACCACTGCGTTCCTTGTCGTAGGGGTCGTCGCCACCGTGGTTCAAGGAGGGCTGATCGGGCCCCTGGTGAAACGGTTTGGTGAATGGCGGCTGACCTTACTGGGCCTGGGCCTAGTGATCATTGGATGCCTGCTAATCCCCAGCGTCGGTGCATCCGATCGGGCCGGCGCAATCTTCACCGCCGTCGGCATCCTGGCCCTGGGCACCGGCTTGGTCACACCAAGCCTGCGCAGCCTGGTGTCGCGACGCCTGGGTCGGGAGGGGCAAGGAAGCGCCCTCGGCAGCCTTCAGGCCCTGCAGAGTTTGGGAAGTTTTCTCGGTCCCCCCCTGGCAGGATTGAGCTACGACCTTCTGGGTCCAGTGAGCCCCTTTGCTGCTGCGGCAACCGTGCTGGTAATCGTGATCGGCCTTGTGGCCGGCAGCCCTCTGCCGGCCATCTCCGACACACAACCAAGCCAGTCCTGA